From the genome of Proteus vulgaris, one region includes:
- the rpoE gene encoding RNA polymerase sigma factor RpoE, translating into MSEQLTDQMLVEKVQNGDQNAFNLLVIRYQHKVASLISRYVPQGDVPDVSQEAFIKAYRAIGSFRGDSAFYTWLYRIAVNTAKNYLVAQGRRPPSNDLDASDVENFESPNALKEISNPENLMLSEELRRVVFHTIESLPEDLRVAITLRELDGLSYEEIAVIMDCPVGTVRSRIFRAREAIDNKVQPLIQEF; encoded by the coding sequence ATGAGCGAGCAGTTAACGGACCAAATGTTGGTTGAAAAGGTACAAAATGGTGACCAGAATGCGTTTAATTTGCTGGTTATCCGCTATCAACACAAGGTAGCAAGCCTGATTTCCCGTTATGTACCACAGGGTGATGTGCCAGATGTTTCGCAGGAAGCCTTTATTAAAGCTTACCGAGCCATAGGTTCTTTTCGTGGTGATAGTGCTTTTTATACATGGCTTTACCGCATTGCGGTGAATACCGCAAAAAATTATCTGGTGGCACAAGGGCGACGTCCGCCTTCAAATGATTTAGATGCGAGTGATGTCGAAAATTTTGAATCACCAAACGCATTAAAAGAAATTTCGAACCCTGAGAATTTAATGTTGTCTGAAGAGTTACGGAGAGTGGTTTTTCACACCATAGAGTCATTACCTGAAGATCTAAGGGTTGCTATAACACTTCGGGAACTTGACGGACTGAGCTATGAAGAGATAGCCGTCATTATGGATTGCCCTGTCGGAACAGTACGTTCACGTATTTTTAGGGCGCGAGAAGCTATTGATAATAAGGTTCAACCATTAATACAAGAGTTTTGA
- the rseA gene encoding anti-sigma-E factor RseA, protein MQKEKLSAFMDGEVLDKELMGTIARDDSMKETWQRYHLIRDTMRGDVGEVVHFDIASRVALALENEPVRISPEQQREQQPAPSQWRQHSFLQTLRPWASQLTQIGVAACVSLAVIVGVQQYNGKNGSEDFQVDTPVFNTQPIMGSGAPVSLNLQNDTLGKDQQTRLQERNQRLGLMLQQYELDRRIYNAPQNEAPANEQGVTQPVAAQQ, encoded by the coding sequence ATGCAAAAAGAAAAACTTTCTGCATTTATGGATGGCGAAGTTCTTGATAAAGAATTAATGGGAACAATTGCGCGTGATGACTCCATGAAAGAGACATGGCAACGTTACCATTTAATTCGTGACACAATGCGTGGTGATGTAGGTGAAGTAGTCCACTTTGATATCGCAAGTCGCGTTGCGCTCGCTTTAGAGAATGAGCCTGTCCGCATAAGTCCTGAACAACAACGAGAGCAGCAACCTGCGCCATCACAATGGCGTCAGCACTCTTTCTTACAAACGTTACGTCCTTGGGCAAGTCAGTTAACTCAAATCGGTGTCGCGGCTTGTGTTTCATTAGCTGTTATTGTTGGTGTTCAGCAATATAATGGAAAGAATGGTTCTGAAGATTTCCAAGTAGACACTCCTGTATTTAATACCCAACCTATTATGGGTTCAGGTGCGCCAGTGAGTTTAAATCTTCAAAACGATACTTTAGGCAAAGACCAGCAAACACGTTTACAAGAGCGCAATCAGCGCCTTGGCTTAATGTTGCAACAGTACGAGTTAGATCGTCGTATTTATAATGCACCACAAAATGAAGCACCTGCGAATGAGCAAGGTGTCACTCAACCAGTAGCTGCACAGCAATAA